From Drosophila suzukii chromosome 2R, CBGP_Dsuzu_IsoJpt1.0, whole genome shotgun sequence, a single genomic window includes:
- the AspRS gene encoding aspartate--tRNA ligase, cytoplasmic: MVEDKENVANGEQVSKKGAKKLAKAAKKAEQKAETASAVAASNAGGDSAEDHSAGKYGLSEMIQSKDKRIERNFVPVSELSGQLTKGLVWVRGRVHTSRAKGKQCFLILRQQSSTVQCILAVNDVISKQMVKFAGNIPKESIIDIQAKPVAVSSKIESCTEQSLELSVEQIFVISQAKAQLPLQIEDASRPENADDPEGLNIRVNQDTRLDNRVLDLRTPANQAIFRLEAGVCRLFRDILTEKGFTEIHTPKIISAASEGGANVFTVSYFKDSAYLAQSPQLYKQMAIAADFDKVYTVGAVFRAEDSNTHRHLTEFVGLDLEMAFKYHYHEVLHTIGNTFTAIFKGLRDQYAREIESVGQQYKVDAFKFLEPPLILQFADGVAMLREAGVETGDEEDLSTPNEKLLGRLVKAKYDTDFYILDKFPLAIRPFYTMPDPENPVYSNSYDMFMRGEEILSGAQRIHDPEYLMERAKHHGIDTSKIAAYIESFRYGCPPHAGGGIGMERVVMLYLGLDNIRKTSMFPRDPKRLTP, from the exons ATGGTCGAGGACAAGGAGAACGTGGCCAACGGGGAGCAGGTCTCCAAGAAGGGAGCCAAGAAGCTGGCCAAGGCCGCCAAG AAAGCCGAACAGAAAGCTGAGACTGCCTCCGCCGTGGCTGCCAGCAATGCAGGAGGAGACTCTGCCGAGGATCACTCCGCCGGCAAATATGGCCTCTCCGAGATGATCCAGTCCAAGGACAAGCGGATCGAGCGCAACTTTGTCCCCGTTTCGGAGCTGAGTGGCCAGCTGACTAAGGGACTCGTCTGGGTGCGAGGACGCGTCCACACGTCGCGTGCCAAGGGCAAACAGTGCTTCCTCATCCTTCGCCAGCAGAGCAGCACGGTGCAGTGCATCCTGGCCGTCAACGATGTCATATCCAAGCAAATGGTCAAGTTCGCGGGCAA TATTCCCAAGGAAAGCATCATCGATATCCAAGCCAAGCCAGTGGCGGTGTCCAGCAAGATTGAATCCTGCACAGAGCAATCGCTGGAGCTGTCCGTCGAGCAAATATTCGTGATTTCCCAGGCCAAGGCCCAGTTGCCGTTGCAAATCGAGGACGCCTCGCGTCCCGAGAACGCCGATGATCCGGAAGGGCTGAATATTCGCGTGAACCAGGATACGCGACTGGACAATCGAGTGCTGGACCTGAGGACCCCGGCGAATCAGGCCATTttccgactggaagcgggagTCTGCCGCCTGTTCCGTGATATCCTCACGGAGAAGGGCTTCACCGAGATCCACACGCCCAAGATTATTTCGGCGGCCAGTGAGGGCGGCGCCAACGTGTTCACCGTGAGCTATTTCAAGGATTCGGCCTATCTGGCGCAGTCGCCACAGCTGTACAAGCAGATGGCTATCGCCGCCGATTTCGACAAAGTCTACACGGTGGGCGCCGTTTTCCGTGCGGAGGATTCCAACACTCATCGGCACTTGACCGAGTTCGTGGGTCTCGATCTGGAGATGGCCTTCAAGTACCATTACCACGAGGTTCTGCACACGATTGGCAACACGTTTACGGCCATTTTCAAGGGACTGCGCGACCAGTACGCCCGAGAGATCGAGTCCGTCGGCCAGCAGTACAAGGTGGACGCCTTTAAGTTCCTGGAGCCGCCGCTAATCCTCCAGTTTGCCGATGGCGTGGCCATGTTGCGCGAGGCCGGCGTGGAGACGGGCGACGAGGAGGATCTGTCGACGCCCAATGAGAAGCTTCTCGGGCGCCTGGTTAAGGCCAAGTACGACACCGATTTCTACATCCTGGACAAGTTCCCGTTGGCGATACGTCCCTTCTACACCATGCCCGACCCGGAAAACCCAGTGTACTCCAACTCCTACGATATGTTTATGCGCGGCGAGGAGATCCTGTCCGGGGCGCAGCGCATTCACGATCCAGAGTACTTAATGGAGCGGGCCAAGCACCATGGCATCG ATACCTCCAAGATTGCGGCGTACAT